From the genome of Tachysurus fulvidraco isolate hzauxx_2018 chromosome 14, HZAU_PFXX_2.0, whole genome shotgun sequence:
ATCATCCTTAAATATAGACAAGCAGGTAAGTCAGGTTTAGCATCCAACTTTTGCTTTTCTAATTTCTCTAAtagcacacacatttacatttatgcttaAATTATACCATTCTTTTGTACATATTTCCTGTAActattttgtataaataattttaaaataattattctttATTACTATTTTCTTTGCGTACAAATAAAGTGCAATATGGGACTTTTCATAAGACTTTACTTTCTAACATTTTAGTCCAAAACAAACTTTTGCTTCTAACAATGGCACAAAATTTGAACACCAAACATGTCTTTGGCAGATgtcagtttttttctttagttgttcttttaattgtttgtCATGGCAGTGGTTATATTAGGATTGTTATCTGCAATGATTAAACAGTTTAGTTTAAACCCTTGAAACTTTTTCCACAACACTGTTCATCAATCCATCATACCGCAATGTACAACTCAGTATGGCATGGTCAATGTGAGTCTGCAtttctcacagagagagaaagagagagacagaaacagagagagagagagagagagagagagagagagagagagagagagagagagagagagagagagagagagagagaatgtgtgtttgtgtgcgtgtgagcatTCCTGCCAGCAGACTGCAGCACCTCAGAATTTCCCTGCCAACTCAGCATCATGTCTAGGGCCAGTGATCTCACACAACAGCTGCATGCACCAGGAATATTGTCAAGCCATTTAAATGCACTTATCACTGATTAAACACGTCCCTACATCATCCACAGTATGCGTCAACACAAATATGTTACCTTACAATAAAGTGAAAAGCTAAACTGACCTATAATACATTACCTATAATACCAAGATAGGGCCTAAGCAGATAATTTGATATATTTACACTCCATTTCAGTTCTCTCAGTTTAAATCAACTGATCatttactacacaaataaaggtttttaatgATTACATGTAACAGTGTCTTACTAGATTGAGCTTAACACTTTAGACAGAGCAAAGATCAGATCTAATATTTTCGCTTAACCCTGAAGGAGTCACAGAGATAACAAAAGCTTAACACTTTCAGTCAGGATATTAATGGATTACAATACTTAGGAGAAAAAAAGCCCACCTGTTCTCTTCACTGCAGGACTGGACACATCTCATAAGTCTGTCTCATATCCAAATTAGATAACATAACTTCTCTGGCTGTGTTCATTATTCCAGGTAGCAGTGATAAACTTAAGAGTCTGGATACTACTACATGCTATTCATGTAGTAGTATGTGCCTCGGTCATTCTAAACTGCCACTCACAATCAAGGTCCATCTCACTGTTTCATGAAAAAGCATGGTATGaatgtgcgtatgtgtttgaAGGATACTTCCACTCCACAATGTTAATGCAGGTCTTGCGGAAGGGGTTTttgagagtgaaaaagaagagagaacgAGCAGgccgggggtttcctccagtgGCCTGCAGTTTCTTTAGCTTCTCCCGCTGCTTCCTCTTCAGCTCCTCTTCGTTCATGATGAACGAGGCCAGGGCTGGCACTCCACCCGAATCCATTTTGGAATCCAATTAAAATACCTAGTAGTTAAAAAGCCAGTTACACAAAAACCCCAACTTTACAATCCTTTGGTCTCTTAGATGTCCATGTGAGACCTTCACAattcctccacctcctctacCCTCTGTCCTGTTCAAGCGCTCCCTTTCGCACTGGAAAGGCCTCTCCTCACTCCTTGGCCCTGGCCCCTGCTTGGAAAAGTACACCAAGCAAGGAGAAATTAGAGAAGCGCAGAGCATTTGGTTGCAGTTGGCCTGTGTCAGGTTTATATATAGAAAAGCGTTGAGTGTCCATGCTTGGAGCTGAGGAAGAGGGCGGTGGGAGCATGTTTTCAGGGTGGGGACACAGGGAACTGGAGAAAACAGCAGTCAGGGAGCTTCAGCTGCCCAAACAGCACTACTGGAGATGAAGGACAAGATGAgaacacacagatagagagagagaaaaggaataCTGTTTCATGTGTATTATATAACACCAATAATTTTGCCAATTAACCAGtcaccaatttttttttctgagacaGTGACAATGTTCACAATGCAAAGattaaacaacagaaaaatattattttatgagCTTTTAAGCCAATACTACAAGCTGaatgtatatattgtgtacAATGTTATACCCTGTATACTAGGTATATAGTATATTGGATTCCATGCatcaaaagcaaaaataatacaTCCAGTTGCAATTTTCAGATTGTGTTTATTGAATTCCTCAGTGCAAGTAGAATACGACATGTGGAAAGATATTTCCTGAAATAGAACAGTGACATACACTCAGTTGCATGTTTATTTGGTACATCTCCCTTGTACCTACATTCAGCAACCATTTTATTGGGCACATAACAATGGGTAATTACACTCATCATGCACAATTTATTCCACCATTATAAACCCAACACACGGAATATATTGGGAACAGCAAAAGAACCACATACTAACATGCTGCTATGCTGGATCTAACGAAAAGGATTCATTAGATATTTAATGGTCCTTAATTAATCTCAAAAACAGGCTCTGCATGAAACCATTTCTAAAAGCTAAACAATGTTGCAGGGTTCTACAAATAACTGAAGGTCTCAGCCAGTGGAAATATCTGAAGTGTATTGTGGACCTTGTTGACTGCTGTACCCAATATTGGTCAATAATCAACTATAAGGTAGAAGTACCAAATAAACTTGTTATTTCCAACATGTAAACTGTAGATTACCTTACAAGATCCAAGTAAAATATTAGCAAAAGAATATCTGTTTAAACAAGCCATCAAAAATCCACCGGTTTTTATCCGAAATACAAATCCAGTATCAGATCTGTATTACACAACACGTATAGAAAAGAAGTACAACAAAAAATTCAGTGCAATCAGCATGTATTTGGTGTGAACTCAATCACCACTTACCTGACATTAGGAATGGGAACATTACAATTCCTAGAACATAGTGATGTTATATACGAAATGAAGTAAAGCAGCATATACTCAACAATGAGCAAAATGCATTCACTGCAAAAAATcttaacaaattaaaatatcatGAATATAGTCAAAATGTATCTAGCATTAAAGGACCACAAGAAAACAAATCTAAGATTAATAAAACCTATTTCTAGACATATGTTTAAGACTATTTTGCTTAAGATGATTTGGCTAATTTTACTGTAAGCTTTAATTTCTAGAAAGAAGCAAATTACctgccaaaataaataaataaataaataaataaataaagtgtcagTAAATAAACCTAGCATTACTAATCCCATATTAGGTTTACTGTAATCATATAATAAACGGTACATAtattcaagtcaattcaagatAGTATCATGCTAACATCTTGTGCAGTGTATGAATGTAACATACACAGGTATCCTATGTTGTTCAATTACTACATTTGAATTTTGTTTGGGAGAAAAGCTGAGAATGTCAAGGCTGTTGCCCAAAATTTATTCACTTTGCTAGACAGTCTATTTTTCACAATATCTGCAGTATAGAGTCTAAGCTGCAGACATTATAATTAATTCTTCTATAAGTAATATAATGAGCTgtcatttctgtttaatatcGTTTGAAgcagattattttaatttagcttCAAATAGCAAACAGAATGCTATGCAAAATGAGCCTCATTGATAACAAAGGACATGTGGTCCCAtttttaactaaataaataaataagtgggAGTTTAGCTAAGCAATTTGTGGCGATCAAAAACAGTCTTGCGCTGCTCTTGAACCTGTTTCTTCCAACGCTGCTGAGCCCCTTCCACTCGCTCTAGCACCGTATTCCCTCGGCCTGGAGCCATCACATCctgtagagtgagacagagcAAATTCAGAATCTCTAAAATTGAAAggctctctctctgtatcttcaattcatttatttacaatccATCACAGTTCCAGGATCATGTAACAGAACATATCATTTATCTTTTAATTGTCGCTTAGCTTTACCTAGTTATGCAGAATGACATATTACTCATCAACATAGGAATCAGTTTACATTTGTCCCTATAAATGTCATTACACTCATTAGGCATGCTGCTAATGTCTGTACCTCAGAATTGTCCTCGTTCTGCAGTGGTTGTCTGTAGGGATCACGTCTGCGGATCAGAGGCTCCACCAAAAGCAAGAACAGCATGTACAATAATAGAGCACCGACCACTGACAGGTAAATGATTATGGTTACCTGTAAGGCAAAGATAAGCCTGAACATGATTACAATATTCAGAATAAACGCAATGAGTTCTAAACAGAATTGATATAAATCTAAGAAAAAAATTCTTACATATAAGAATTTAGAGATATTTCTTTGcatcaaaatattttgttaagATAGCCAAGTCACAATTATTCAACCTCTATATAATAGTGTCACTTTTAGCGGTAGACTAATGGCATGTCTGGCCATTTTAAAAAGGAATCGGAACACTTCTGTTGACAAATTAAAACTTGGTAATCATTGGAAATTCCAGCAAGACAAAAAGATACTGGAATGTCCTGGAGtggtgtagtggaaattttaaatataaggATTATGCTTATATAATTGTTGTGTGCTTTTACAGTATTCTGTATGTCAGACTagggagaaagaacaagaggccCTTGTTAACATTGTACGTTCTGGAAGGACTGGAACTTTAGGGgagtatgtgtatatgtgctcGATAAGAACTGAAATGTGGAATGTGGCCTTGTTGAGGGATACATCTTCGGTAATCAGTGAGGTtgcttgaacacacacacacacacctggggtaCAAAAAAGAGAGTTAAAACTCTATAATTTGCCTATTTACTGTGTTGACTTTGCACTGTATGGAAGATGCctttttgctgcagcaaaataaaattctCTTTACTTCGTTGCTTTTACTACCACCTCTGAGTCTTTTCTACATCTAGATCAAAACTGTTACCACAGTGACCGTCTCAGTCACCAGCCATCAAACATCACTTAGCTTAAAGGCTTTTGCATATGAAGAATGGGCAAAGATTCCAATCAAGATGTGCATGTAGCTCGTCAACACTTACCGAATACATTTGATAGAAGTTACAAAAGCTAAAGGATGCTCCATTTTTGTCACTATTGTTCATTGACAtcacaataatattttttgaGGTTAGGGGTTGAATATTTCTGATTGCAACTGTATGAATATATtagtactatttatttattattttagtgtTGTTTTTTATGTAAACACTGCCCAGTTATTTTTTCCGTTTTTAAAGTACCTTAGAAAGCTCAGACACATTCCATAGAAAGCTTAAGTGAGCAAAATGCATCCTGGTTATATCAAATTATTAAATCAGTAGGCATGATTGAGAAACTACAGATATTCAGGAGTTCAATAAAGTTATTCTGCAAATagctacttattattatactctgaataaataataaaaaatatatatattttgttcagTAGACCTGGGTTTTCTAGTGTTTTGAGGGCTTGGTGGTAATATTTAGCAGCACTGCATTACACCCCTAATGAAAAGACATtcacaaaaaactaaaaacctAGAAATGTGTAGCCATCTAGCAGTGAAGCATGTTATGGTCAccaatatttctgtaaaattacTGTAAAATTCATCCACTCTCTGAATTCTTAATCATCTTAAGTATACATTAAGGCACATTACATAAATCAAGACTCTGGGCTAGAAGATACCTTGATGGTATTGCTGCTTCGCTCCTCATACTTGCACGCACAGAGCAGACAATAAGCCTCCACATCATGTCCAGGCACAGGCATGGGCTCCACCACATGCAGACAGTTACTGTAAATACAAAAATCATGCTTAAAACTACATCACCTCAGATTGTACTAAAAACCTGTGATTCTTAGTCTCATCACTCAGCATGACTACAATGTCATAaatgctaaatgccataaatgtaaatgtgagatCAGTACCAAGAAAAGTAGATGAAGAATTTTGAGAAACCTCACTACAAAGAAACAGTAACCGAAGTGTGATGTTCTTATAAAAACATTAGTTCAAAAATCTAACATTTAcagttgtgtttttcttttttcatcttagAACTTAAACAGATCAGATTTAACTGAAGTCAGGTAAATATAGGCATGCCTAACAGATAAATCTTTAACTCATAGAAACTAAATGGAAttgcataaataataaatgtgtgcaCTCATTTTTATGATCATATTTGAATGTATGCAGCTTTGATGATTAAGTGACTGTGGTGCTAGTTTGGtgtaatgataaaataaaataaagacaaaccaGTCCTTTTGGGTGACATTCCTATTGTAGATGTGGCCACTGATGTTTCGGTATGGGGGACAAATGCATTTGCAACGCACGTCTTCAATACTCTGCAAGAGTTtcataacaataaaatataaataccgAAATGGTatggattatatttaaaaatgcaacAAATGTGTGATAATGAACACCATATTTACTGCTGCGCATGTAACATCTCCTTTAAATATCACACATGGTATATGGTAAACAGAAAAGTTTTTGTGTTTACAGAGGCTACAAGATATAGCACTTGGGGGTGTGTATGTTTCTGCTGACACTGTGGAGAAGTGCTTACGGGACCCTCGGCAACTGTCTACCTTTGCCTTGTGCTACACTACCACTGATTCCGATTGCCCCTGATTCAGATTGCCCCTGTTGTTGTGCTTCATTCCACATCCGTTCAAAATGATCCTCTCAAACACATTTGTCAACATTAAGCAACCTGCAAGCCCTGTTAGCTTATTCCCAACTGCAGCCATTGCTAATAACTTTAGTTACCAGCGTACAGGCTGAAATAGTAACAGCTAAATTTATAGCAGAGAAGAACGTCACCGTTAGCTGGTGGTACCTTATCGGCGTGTGCAAAACACGTCGCGTcacagaaaagcaaaaacagcACAAGTGAAGCTGCTGCTCGGAGCTGTGGAATACTGACCGACATCACTGGTACCCTGTACTTCTgtaatgaaaacacacacacacacacacacacacacacacacacacacacacacacacacacacacacacacacacacacacagctgtaagctaacacagtaacacaggcCTACAAGCGAAGCTCTAACTAAATACCGAAatacaggaaaaataaaaataataaggatAAAATATGCACAGTATAAAAACTCACATTTGCCCAACAACAAGCTGAAAGCATGGAGCGTTCGACAGCTGTTGCTATGTGACGTTAAAATAACGCTACAAAAGCACTTTAACTTTTActcttcaaaataaaagacactatTGGCTTTTAATATTGACCTACGTAATAATACCGCTTGGCCTCggttttttgtttaattctttatgtaatattataaaataaattaatattaatcattgaattaatttaattaataattaatgaataataactTAGTTCCGTTTGACtttgatattttaataaataatatactgtagtcatTAAATATCTGAATCTTTTGTACGGCTTCATCTCTGTTCGTACGACGGTTTTGTCAATAATGATtatgttattaaattaataatacaaaattatcAAAACATGGCTAAGGACTTTTAGCCAAGTTTTACGTCACATTTGTCGTAAAACTGAACTCAAATTTTATTGGCTGTTGAAACTGTCAATCACAGGCTCCCCGAGCCAATCATCGCCTGAGATTTAACTTTACAAATTTGGCGGTAGTAGGACGATGGCGGAAAATTTGAAaggtaaatttttattttcgtAAATATTCCAAAAGAAGTGTTACGTATATTTGTAACTAACCAGAAACATTGGTGATAAAACACTTCATTCAGTCAGGATTGAAGTGAGGTACCTTCGCAGCCACAGACGGTTCAGTTATCGGTAACTGTTACAGcgctaaacacacactgcagtttAAAGCTGAGCATTTACTCACTTTAAAGTAGTCGAACTGGGTTTATTGGAGGTTCTATAGAGTCACACTGCACTTGTGATATAAACTCTAACCGAGTAAACCTCAGTAACACTGACTAAAGTCCTCGTTTGTTAGCTCGTTAGCCGCTGTTGTGTGTCAGATAGCGAGCAAACTAACGGCCcccttttctttaaaataagaCAGTTTGACAAACTTCACATAACAGAAGTGTGAGTTATGAACTTTGAAATAATCTAAAATTTTCCCCTTTAATCAGAGGAACTCAAAACATGACGCATTCCGTGTTGACGGTTTTCATTCGAAAGGAAAAGGTTTAAATTCCGTCCTAAAGAAGCATTAATAACCATTTTGTCAACGGAGTAAAATTTATAGATCTTAAGATGTTGGCCGACGgttttagaaaatgttcagtaatttttatattaatagtcAGCATCGTCTCTACAAACCAATATGAGCAAAACAGCTACTTAACCTTATATCCATGTAgcaacgtctctctctctctctctctctctctctctctctctcacacacacacacacacacacacattctatctttctctctcgcacacattctcatgttctctctctcatatatatatatatatatatatatatatatatatatatatatatatattagattctctctctctttgatatattctctctctctctctctctctctctctctctcacttccttcTTACAGCTCTGCCTCTTTAGGTGCAGTGTtgttttgcaaataaaaataagaggTCTGGTGTGATTGTCTGctgtccaattacttttggcCATAAGTTGTATTTTCCATGATGTGTGCACATTTTTAGGTTTATtcttaaatatttctaaacaaattaattttacatttccTTTGTGACTGCTTTATTCTTATATAACTGACTCTTTGTTGTTGGTACCCATGTGTTGTGTGAGCTAAGGTGCTTTTCAGTAGATCATGGCCATAAAGCGTGGTTATTAGAGTTTCAGTAGCTAAGTTGCAAGTGAGTGTACTTTAAATTCTCTATTATTTTAGAGTGCAAAGTAGCCTGTCTTGCTACTTTCGATCAACTGCAAGTGGCTTGCCGAGAGGATGgagtcaaatgcagagaactcGGGGTCAACAAGAACAACCTGTGTGATTATGAAGTGGAATATCTTTGTAACTACCGAAAGAAAGTCATCAGTGATGGCAAAAGTCAAGAAACACAGGTAAGAATATCTGACAATGGGTCATTGCTTCCACTTCCATCTGTAGCAGTGACTGCTCATTGTCTAAAATGAGCAAAGAATTTATTCATAACTAATAACATAATCAGCTTTACTGGTGATGTACTTGGTTGTAATCTAGTGACTGTGAAGGCCAGAGCATGatttacaacatttttatattgaaaCCATTCACTTAGGCCTGTGGAATGTGACATCCAAAAATTTCATCTTTGAATAAACATGATGTGCCAGAAAAAACAGTGAATACTGTATAAGAGAAACCAACCGATATTTCTTTATCACCTGTTTGgagtttcctgtttttttattatagtattaattaataaataaatattgaaattcTGTGTAAAAGTTTTTCTGAAAGGGGATTTTTCTCACTCATAGGA
Proteins encoded in this window:
- the tmem9 gene encoding transmembrane protein 9 isoform X2, coding for MSVSIPQLRAAASLVLFLLFCDATCFAHADKSIEDVRCKCICPPYRNISGHIYNRNVTQKDCNCLHVVEPMPVPGHDVEAYCLLCACKYEERSSNTIKVTIIIYLSVVGALLLYMLFLLLVEPLIRRRDPYRQPLQNEDNSEDVMAPGRGNTVLERVEGAQQRWKKQVQEQRKTVFDRHKLLS
- the tmem9 gene encoding transmembrane protein 9 isoform X1, translating into MLSACCWANKYRVPVMSVSIPQLRAAASLVLFLLFCDATCFAHADKSIEDVRCKCICPPYRNISGHIYNRNVTQKDCNCLHVVEPMPVPGHDVEAYCLLCACKYEERSSNTIKVTIIIYLSVVGALLLYMLFLLLVEPLIRRRDPYRQPLQNEDNSEDVMAPGRGNTVLERVEGAQQRWKKQVQEQRKTVFDRHKLLS